One Euwallacea similis isolate ESF13 chromosome 16, ESF131.1, whole genome shotgun sequence DNA segment encodes these proteins:
- the LOC136414047 gene encoding beta-galactosidase-1-like protein 2: protein MEKIDINEGSGQSNGYIVYRIEKVDLKKGSILTVEDNVCDHVLVLVFGELIAPKQLKYLEDLNGFDFYRLKDSNLILNENALEGATVDLVVEEWGRMNGGKYFQYNQTFKGLWQGDVKINNEKVSDWKIIPLELKKQWVNELKGWQNISKPLTDLAMYSSILKIDNEPLDTFIDIRGWGKGMAFVNGFPLGRYAAIGPQRTLYLPGPFLNKAENQINFLEHFYAPADGLLKFSDKLAFEDVH from the exons ATGGAAAAGATTGATATTAACGAGGGATCAGGGCAAAGCAACGGTTACATTGTGTATAGGATAGAAAAGGTGGATCTAAAGAAAGGATCAATTCTTACTGTTGAAG ATAACGTTTGTGACCACGTCCTTGTTCTGGTTTTTGGAGAGCTGATAGCTCCAAAAcaactaaaatatttagaagacTTGAatggttttgatttttacagATTAAAAGATTCCAACctgattttaaatgaaaatgcatTGGAAGGAGCAACAGTTGATCTCGTTGTTGAAGAGTGGGGACGTATGAATggaggaaaatatttccaatacaACCAAACCTTTAAAGGATTGTGGCAAG GAgatgtaaaaataaacaacgaAAAAGTTTCGGATTGGAAAATAATTCCATTGGAACTGAAGAAGCAGTGGGTCAACGAACTGAAGGGATGGCAAAACATTTCCAAACCTTTAACTGATCTCGCGATGTATAGTTCTATATTGAAGATCGATAATGAACCGCTAGATACTTTCATTGATATTAGGGGATGGGGAAAAG GAATGGCTTTTGTTAATGGGTTCCCACTTGGGCGATATGCTGCAATAGGGCCCCAAAGAACACTTTATCTCCCCGGACCATTTTTAAACAAGgcagaaaatcaaattaactTCTTGGAACATTTCTATGCCCCTGCAGATGGTCTCCTGAAGTTTTCCGACAAACTCGCATTTGAAGATGTTCATTAA
- the LOC136413997 gene encoding gustatory receptor for sugar taste 64e-like: MIIGPDVPYTQDALRFVIRLGQWFLLMPITLSSDNKYWFKWTSGRSITSLTLVVLSLVATSMFLNYVFAQEKKFPSTSGFTFYLTIFVYETLFINFSQALPSLMLKWEEIDNLMRNYTIVENYVFKMKFVSYSLMALAVAEHVFFIASFGLFGQGLPLQEELKNYFTEIFRFVFNIFPYSIFAGFFVQILNWLWTIIWNYVDAFLIALCICFTFRLKQIEHKVSFLVKLKVQDISHWREVREHFIKLGELCCELESSISPLVLVSFANKFYVVLYQLLGLLDGEKYGIDVVNRLYYSFSFLYILLRLAGVIFFASSIDLKSQDIAMKLFETPSEVYNIEIERFISNLKMSPPIITGAKIFKIQKSLLLKIASSIIIYELVIIKFQKY; this comes from the exons ATGATCATAGGTCCTGACGTCCCATATACTCAAGATGCCCTAAGATTTGTCATTAGACTGGGTCAGTGGTTCCTGCTAATGCCAATTACTCTGTCATCTGACAACAAATATTGGTTTAAATGGACCTCTGGAAGATCAATAACGTCTCTAACACTAGTAGTTTTGTCTCTTGTGGCAACTtccatgtttttaaattacgtATTTGCGCAGGAGAAGAAATTTCCTTCAACGT CCGGATTCACGTTTTATCTCACCATTTTTGTATATGAAactttattcataaatttttcacaagCACTACCTAGTTTGATGCTCAAATGGGAGGAAATTGACAACTTAATGCGGAACTACACCATCGTAGAAAACtatgttttcaaaatgaaattcgttTCCTACTCACTCATGGCCCTTGCTGTAG CTGAACACGTGTTTTTCATAGCTTCCTTCGGGCTGTTTGGGCAAGGGCTACCCTTGCAAGAAGAGCTCAAGAATTACTTCACTGAAATTTTCCGATTTGTATTTAATATCTTCCCATACAGCATATTTGCAGGTTTTTTTGTGCAA atattaaaTTGGCTATGGACCATCATATGGAACTATGTGGATGCGTTTCTCATCGCGTTGTGCATATGCTTCACTTTTagattaaaacaaattgaacaCAAAGTGAGCTTTCTTGTAAAACTGAAA GTTCAAGATATATCCCACTGGAGGGAAGTTAGAGAGCACTTTATAAAACTTGGAGAACTTTGTTGCGAGCTGGAAAGCAGCATTTCTCCATTGGTGTTAGTTTCCTTTGCTAACAAGTTTTATGTGGTTTTGTATCAACTGCTAGGACTATTAGA TGGTGAAAAATATGGGATAGATGTCGTGAACAGGCTCTACTACTCCTTCTCTTTCCTCTACATACTGCTACGCTTAGCTGGGGTGATTTTCTTTGCTTCTTCCATTGACCTAAAAAGTCAAGATATTGCAATGAAGCTCTTTGAAACTCCAAGTGAAGTGTACAATATTGAG ATAGAGAGATTTatatccaatttaaaaatgtcccCACCAATAATTACTGgagcaaaaatattcaagatcCAAAAGTCGCTCCTGTTGAAA aTAGCATCATCGATAATAATATACGAACTGGtaataatcaaatttcaaaagtatTGA
- the LOC136414181 gene encoding gustatory receptor for sugar taste 64f-like — translation MTHPSTEMTITKCLKKLILLGQVFGYFPVLAISFSTQKFSYKSFRMLYSVFSLSGSLCLLVMQLNKALRSKMGIDQIDYIVKYLSGSYVALVFIELAKKWPRLIESWRRVEVGMKGYGFPRKLNKQISILILFFMGTFLVEYILHQMTRIFRALECHDDLEKSVKFFFGNLTLSHVFQYIPYNIPTSLVFQYWFCQLEFAFTYTDIFVMVISMCLASRMQQVTKRIKLASQKQVANEKIWKNLRKDYTRLETLVELVNKNISNIILVSFLPNIFTILTQVFSTLKPKHNWLESVYFYVSLVFLVSRTIMVCICGAMVNEESRKPLHYLNSVHHTIYNEEIDIFINQLLNFEISMNGKHFFDIKRYVILELAGAIVTYELVLIQFNQASLNSGSKSTRCT, via the exons atgacACATCCGAGTACTGAAATGACAATAACTAAGTGTTTGAAAAAGTTAATCCTCTTAGGTCAGGTTTTCGGATACTTTCCAGTTCTTGCTATTTCATTCTCAACTCAAAAGTTTAGCTACAAATCATTCCGAATGCTCTACTCGGTGTTCTCTTTGTCAGGTTCGTTGTGTCTTCTTGTGATGCAACTGAATAAAGCTCTGCGCTCTAAAATGGGCATTGATCAAATTGATTACATCGTCAAGTACTTATCAGGAAGTTATGTGGCTCTAGTGTTTATAGAGCTTGCTAAGAAATGGCCTCGACTTATAGAATCTTGGAGGCGGGTTGAAGTGGGCATGAAGGGGTATGGGTTTCCCAGGAAGCTCAATAAGCAAATATCTATCTTGATATTGTTCTTTATGGGTACCTTTTTGG TGGAGTACATTTTGCATCAGATGACCCGAATATTCAGGGCGCTTGAATGCCATGATGACCTAGAAAAATCCGTAAAATTCTTCTTTGGCAACCTTACTCTGTCACATGTGTTTCAATATATTCCTTATAACATCCCTACGAGCTTGGTCTTTCAA TACTGGTTCTGTCAGTTGGAGTTTGCCTTTACCTACACTGATATCTTTGTTATGGTAATCAGCATGTGTTTGGCAAGTAGAATGCAGCAAGTCACTAAAAGGATCAAATTGGCAAGTCAAAAACAA GTCGCTAAtgagaaaatttggaaaaatttgcgGAAAGATTACACCAGACTGGAAACCCTAGTGGAGCTGGTAAACAAGAATATATCTAATATCATATTGGTATCATTTCTCCCGAATATATTTACGATACTAACTCAAGTCTTTAGCACCCTTAAACCTAAGCATAACTGGCTGGAGTCGGTGTACTTTTACGTGTCCCTGGTTTTCTTGGTGTCTAGGACCATAATGGTTTGCATATGTGGAGCTATGGTAAACGAAGAGAGCAGAAAACCCTTGCATTATTTGAATTCTGTTCATCACACGATTTACAATGAAGAG attgatatttttattaaccaGTTACTGAATTTTGAAATCTCCATGAACGGAAAGCATTTCTTCGATATAAAAAGATATGTAATACTAGAA TTGGCAGGTGCAATCGTCACTTACGAGCTAGTGTTGATCCAATTTAACCAGGCAAGCTTGAACTCGGGATCAAAGTCTACAAGGTGCACATGA
- the LOC136413936 gene encoding gustatory receptor 5a for trehalose-like has product MRYRLKFLIRLQIRTIHLWRSTREDYVKLVKLCRAVNNHLSWIIIFSYIRNIQTLLVDVFSLFTEYNSHSISNRFQLYRITVMIIRVVLVTLSGAFVLDEDEEILETLLSVPSEIYNQEVQRFVYHAASREIVLTGLNFFNVSRSLLLRVVSSILIYELVIIQFVQNFREIN; this is encoded by the exons ATGCGCTAcagattgaaatttttaattcgcTTGCAA ATAAGAACCATTCATCTTTGGCGCTCCACCAGAGAGGACTACGTTAAACTCGTAAAACTTTGCAGAGCCGTAAATAACCACTTATCATggataataatattttcctatATCAGAAATATACAGACTCTTTTAGTGGAcgttttttcattgttcacGGAGTATAACAGTCATTCTATTTCAAACCGATTTCAGTTATACAGAATCACTGTTATGATAATACGAGTGGTACTCGTAACTTTATCCGGAGCATTTGTTCTGGATGAGGATGAGGAAATTTTGGAAACCTTGCTCTCTGTGCCTTCTGAGATCTACAATCAAGAG gtGCAGAGATTTGTATATCATGCAGCCTCTAGAGAAATAGTTTTGACTGGTCTCAATTTCTTCAACGTTTCTCGAAGTCTCCTATTAAGG gtcgttagttcaattttaatatacgaACTCgtaataattcaatttgttCAAAACTTCAGAGAAATTAATTAG
- the Tgt gene encoding queuine tRNA-ribosyltransferase catalytic subunit isoform X1, with amino-acid sequence MTSVKSALIFEIIGECKTTKARVGRMTLPHGLVDTPVFMPVGTQGTLKGMLPEQLKKIGLQVMLSNTYHLGRRPGIEVLRKAGGLHKFMNWDRNLLTDSGGFQMVSLLKLAEITEEGVKFQSLNEHKDEVMLTPEHSIEIQNAIGADIIMQLDDVVKTTVPDKARIEESVHRTTRWLDRCLQVHENPTTQNIFPIVQGTLYEDLRKISIADHIKRDVNGFAIGGLSGGESKDDFWKIVHLCTNLLPKNKPIYLMGVGFAIDLVVCCALGVDMFDCVFPTRTARFGCALLTTGQINLKKSNYARDMNPIDKNCPCNTCKNYTRAYLHGIVNDLPVACHLVTEHNLTFQLRLMQTMREHILNGTFAEFVQNFMLGMHPDKNYPTWVKDSLAAVNITLL; translated from the exons atgACATCTGTGAAAAGTgctttaattttcgaaattatagGAGAATGTAAAACTACTAAAGCGCGTGTAGGAAGAATGACTTTGCCGCATGGGCTAGTAGATACGCCGGTATTTATGCCCGTAGGAACACAA GGTACTTTAAAGGGGATGTTACCAGAACAACTGAAAAAGATAGGATTACAGGTTATGCTTTCAAACACATATCATTTGGGAAGGAGACCT ggaATAGAAGTTTTACGTAAAGCTGGAGGTCTTCATAAATTTATGAATTGGGATCGAAACCTGCTTACAGACTCTGGAGGCTTTCAAATGGTATCCCTATTGAAACTAGCAGAAATCACTGAAGAAGGGGTGAAGTTTCAATCTTTGAATGAACACAAAGATGAAGTAATGTTGACTCCAGAACATTCAATAGAAATACAAAATGCCATAGGGGCAGATATTATTATGCAACTAGATGATGTAGTTAAAACTACTGTACCTGATAAAGCTCGAATAGAAGAATCTGTTCATAG AACTACAAGATGGTTGGATAGGTGTTTACAAGTCCATGAAAATCCCACTACccaaaatatatttccaataGTTCAGGGTACATTGTATGAAGACTTGAGGAAGATAAGCATAGCCGATCACATAAAACGGGATGTAAATGGATTTGCCATAGGTGGCTTAAG TGGGGGTGAAAGCAAAGATGACTTCTGGAAAATAGTACATTTATGTACCAACTTATTACCTAAAAACAAACCCATATATTTAATGGGAGTTGGTTTTGCTATAGACCTTGTGGTATGTTGCGCATTAGGTGTTGATATGTTTGACTGTGTTTTCCCAACTAGAACCGCA AGATTTGGATGTGCTTTGTTAACGACCGGACAAATCAACTTGAAAAAGAGCAATTACGCAAGAGATATGAATCCGATAGATAAAAATTGTCCATGCAACACTTGTAAAAATTACACAAGGGCCTATTTACATGGCATTGTAAACGATCTTCCTGTTGCGTGTCATTTAGTTACCGAACATAATTTGACTTTCCAGTTACG ATTAATGCAGACGATGAGAGAACACATTCTCAATGGAACATTTGCTGAATTCGTACAGAATTTTATGCTGGGCATGCACCCagataaaaattatccaaCGTGGGTAAAAGACTCTTTGGCTGCTGTTAACATCACattattataa
- the Tgt gene encoding queuine tRNA-ribosyltransferase catalytic subunit isoform X2 yields MLPEQLKKIGLQVMLSNTYHLGRRPGIEVLRKAGGLHKFMNWDRNLLTDSGGFQMVSLLKLAEITEEGVKFQSLNEHKDEVMLTPEHSIEIQNAIGADIIMQLDDVVKTTVPDKARIEESVHRTTRWLDRCLQVHENPTTQNIFPIVQGTLYEDLRKISIADHIKRDVNGFAIGGLSGGESKDDFWKIVHLCTNLLPKNKPIYLMGVGFAIDLVVCCALGVDMFDCVFPTRTARFGCALLTTGQINLKKSNYARDMNPIDKNCPCNTCKNYTRAYLHGIVNDLPVACHLVTEHNLTFQLRLMQTMREHILNGTFAEFVQNFMLGMHPDKNYPTWVKDSLAAVNITLL; encoded by the exons ATGTTACCAGAACAACTGAAAAAGATAGGATTACAGGTTATGCTTTCAAACACATATCATTTGGGAAGGAGACCT ggaATAGAAGTTTTACGTAAAGCTGGAGGTCTTCATAAATTTATGAATTGGGATCGAAACCTGCTTACAGACTCTGGAGGCTTTCAAATGGTATCCCTATTGAAACTAGCAGAAATCACTGAAGAAGGGGTGAAGTTTCAATCTTTGAATGAACACAAAGATGAAGTAATGTTGACTCCAGAACATTCAATAGAAATACAAAATGCCATAGGGGCAGATATTATTATGCAACTAGATGATGTAGTTAAAACTACTGTACCTGATAAAGCTCGAATAGAAGAATCTGTTCATAG AACTACAAGATGGTTGGATAGGTGTTTACAAGTCCATGAAAATCCCACTACccaaaatatatttccaataGTTCAGGGTACATTGTATGAAGACTTGAGGAAGATAAGCATAGCCGATCACATAAAACGGGATGTAAATGGATTTGCCATAGGTGGCTTAAG TGGGGGTGAAAGCAAAGATGACTTCTGGAAAATAGTACATTTATGTACCAACTTATTACCTAAAAACAAACCCATATATTTAATGGGAGTTGGTTTTGCTATAGACCTTGTGGTATGTTGCGCATTAGGTGTTGATATGTTTGACTGTGTTTTCCCAACTAGAACCGCA AGATTTGGATGTGCTTTGTTAACGACCGGACAAATCAACTTGAAAAAGAGCAATTACGCAAGAGATATGAATCCGATAGATAAAAATTGTCCATGCAACACTTGTAAAAATTACACAAGGGCCTATTTACATGGCATTGTAAACGATCTTCCTGTTGCGTGTCATTTAGTTACCGAACATAATTTGACTTTCCAGTTACG ATTAATGCAGACGATGAGAGAACACATTCTCAATGGAACATTTGCTGAATTCGTACAGAATTTTATGCTGGGCATGCACCCagataaaaattatccaaCGTGGGTAAAAGACTCTTTGGCTGCTGTTAACATCACattattataa
- the LOC136413994 gene encoding coiled-coil domain-containing protein 25 isoform X1 — protein MVFYFESKVVSPPALIFMGIDKNENEDLIKWGWPEDVWFHVDQVSSAHVYLRLQQGQTIDDIPSAVIEDAAQLVKANSIMGNKMNDISVVYTMWANLKKTQGMDVGQVGFHKESEVRKIKVAKRINEIVNRLNKTKREEHPDFRAEREKRDRLEREDKKKLLREQKKKEEEEEKKRKEDAELKSYNSLMSTDNMVKYDDGNDSDDFM, from the exons ATGGTATTCTATTTTGAAAGTAAAGTTGTGTCCCCTCCAGCGCTTATTTTCATGGGAATAGACAAGAATGAAA ATGAAGACTTAATTAAATGGGGCTGGCCTGAAGACGTGTGGTTTCATGTTGATCAAGTCTCATCCGCTCATGTTTATTTAAGGTTGCAACAG GGCCAGACAATAGATGATATTCCATCTGCAGTTATAGAAGATGCAGCACAGCTAGTGAAAGCAAACAGTATTATGGGTAACAAGATGAATGATATAAGTGTAGTGTACACAATGTGGGCAAACTTAAAAAAGACCCAAGGGATGGATGTGGGACAAGTGGgatttcataaagaaagtgaAGTTCGAAAGATCAAAGTTGCCAAAAGGATAAATGAAATTGTTAATCGactaaataaaacaaagagaGAAGAACATCCAG attttcgaGCTGAAAGAGAAAAACGGGACAGATTAGAACGGGAAGATAAGAAGAAACTGTTGAGGgaacagaaaaagaaagaagaggaggaagagaaaaaacgaaaagaaGACGCGGAATTGAAAAGCTATAATTCTTTAATGAGCACAGACAATATGGTGAAATATGATgatgggaatgattcagacGATTTTATGTAA
- the LOC136413994 gene encoding coiled-coil domain-containing protein 25 isoform X2 translates to MVLDEDLIKWGWPEDVWFHVDQVSSAHVYLRLQQGQTIDDIPSAVIEDAAQLVKANSIMGNKMNDISVVYTMWANLKKTQGMDVGQVGFHKESEVRKIKVAKRINEIVNRLNKTKREEHPDFRAEREKRDRLEREDKKKLLREQKKKEEEEEKKRKEDAELKSYNSLMSTDNMVKYDDGNDSDDFM, encoded by the exons ATGAAGACTTAATTAAATGGGGCTGGCCTGAAGACGTGTGGTTTCATGTTGATCAAGTCTCATCCGCTCATGTTTATTTAAGGTTGCAACAG GGCCAGACAATAGATGATATTCCATCTGCAGTTATAGAAGATGCAGCACAGCTAGTGAAAGCAAACAGTATTATGGGTAACAAGATGAATGATATAAGTGTAGTGTACACAATGTGGGCAAACTTAAAAAAGACCCAAGGGATGGATGTGGGACAAGTGGgatttcataaagaaagtgaAGTTCGAAAGATCAAAGTTGCCAAAAGGATAAATGAAATTGTTAATCGactaaataaaacaaagagaGAAGAACATCCAG attttcgaGCTGAAAGAGAAAAACGGGACAGATTAGAACGGGAAGATAAGAAGAAACTGTTGAGGgaacagaaaaagaaagaagaggaggaagagaaaaaacgaaaagaaGACGCGGAATTGAAAAGCTATAATTCTTTAATGAGCACAGACAATATGGTGAAATATGATgatgggaatgattcagacGATTTTATGTAA